One genomic segment of Terriglobia bacterium includes these proteins:
- a CDS encoding class I SAM-dependent methyltransferase: MSTRNNLLNQCRKPTGWHGRFVLWTMNIRHSKVTDWGLKHVPIEKHETILDVGCGGGRTVRKLAAIATEGKVYGVDHSGEGVAAAQRTNQQWIAMGRVEIRLGSVSHLPFSEDMFDLATAVETHFWWPDLPADMREVFRVLKPGGRLIVIAEIYKGGKHVRIQKLLEKHAKMTQMALLSVKEHSELFSNAGYSDVQIIEEHDKGWICGIGRKPL, from the coding sequence ATGAGCACCAGGAACAACTTGCTCAATCAATGCCGAAAACCGACAGGATGGCACGGCAGATTCGTTTTGTGGACAATGAACATCCGGCATTCCAAGGTGACCGACTGGGGACTGAAGCATGTCCCGATAGAGAAGCACGAAACGATTCTCGACGTGGGCTGCGGCGGCGGGAGGACCGTTCGCAAGCTGGCCGCCATCGCTACGGAGGGCAAGGTCTACGGCGTCGATCATTCTGGAGAGGGTGTCGCCGCAGCCCAGCGAACAAACCAACAATGGATAGCGATGGGCCGCGTCGAAATCCGGCTAGGTTCTGTGTCTCATCTGCCATTTTCCGAGGACATGTTCGATCTCGCCACAGCGGTGGAAACGCATTTCTGGTGGCCTGACTTGCCCGCTGACATGCGAGAGGTCTTCCGCGTACTGAAACCCGGTGGCAGGCTCATCGTCATCGCAGAAATATACAAAGGAGGGAAACACGTCCGGATTCAAAAGCTATTAGAGAAGCATGCGAAAATGACGCAGATGGCGCTCTTGAGTGTTAAGGAACATAGCGAACTCTTCTCAAACGCCGGTTATTCGGATGTTCAGATTATAGAGGAACACGACAAGGGTTGGATCTGTGGCATTGGCAGAAAGCCTTTGTAG
- a CDS encoding ABC transporter permease yields MTNSMIVANILHRPMRTFVSVVAVAIQVTLVLLVVGITTWMRVDSAKRQEGIGADIMFRPPNAQLLWLTGAPMSVKFKDVLERVEGVKVAAPVLIQTTTSGGLSQIFGIDLKSYSALSGGFNYLRGGPFEEPLDVLVDDLHARNNKLRVGDQIDVLNHKFRVCGIVEHGKGARVFVPLATLQDLMGAVDKTSVFYVKVKDPNETDAVVQRIKAIPELRDYSVISIKEYLSQITNATIPALNTFIDVMIFIACLIGFLVIYLSMYTTITERTREIGILKSLGASKLFIVDAILREALLLTILGILLGLGFTFLAKRVITTTLPTLSVLITTSWVVRASLLAVLAGVLGGFYPSLRAASQDPIAALSYE; encoded by the coding sequence TTGACCAACTCCATGATCGTCGCCAACATCCTCCACCGGCCGATGCGGACCTTTGTCTCTGTGGTTGCCGTGGCGATCCAGGTCACCCTGGTGTTGCTTGTCGTCGGGATCACCACCTGGATGCGGGTGGATAGTGCCAAGCGGCAGGAGGGGATCGGCGCGGATATCATGTTCCGGCCTCCCAACGCGCAGCTTCTGTGGCTGACCGGAGCCCCCATGTCAGTCAAGTTCAAGGACGTGCTGGAGCGAGTCGAGGGTGTCAAGGTCGCGGCTCCCGTTTTGATTCAGACCACCACGAGCGGCGGACTCAGCCAAATCTTCGGGATTGACCTGAAGAGTTACAGCGCCCTCTCGGGAGGCTTCAACTACCTCCGGGGAGGCCCGTTCGAAGAACCGCTCGACGTGTTGGTGGATGATCTGCACGCCCGCAACAACAAGCTGAGGGTCGGGGACCAAATTGACGTGCTCAACCATAAGTTCCGGGTGTGCGGGATTGTGGAGCATGGTAAGGGCGCTCGCGTATTTGTCCCGCTCGCCACCCTTCAAGACTTGATGGGAGCGGTGGACAAGACCTCGGTGTTCTACGTTAAGGTCAAGGATCCGAACGAGACCGACGCCGTCGTCCAGCGGATCAAAGCCATTCCCGAGCTGCGCGATTATTCGGTGATTTCTATCAAGGAATATCTTTCACAGATCACGAATGCAACCATCCCCGCACTGAATACTTTCATTGATGTAATGATTTTCATCGCCTGCTTGATCGGTTTTCTGGTGATTTATCTCTCGATGTACACCACGATCACCGAGCGCACCCGTGAAATCGGCATCCTGAAGTCGCTGGGAGCTTCCAAGCTCTTCATTGTCGACGCGATTCTCCGGGAAGCGCTCCTGCTGACGATCCTCGGGATCCTCCTGGGATTGGGCTTCACCTTCTTGGCCAAGCGCGTCATCACCACCACCCTGCCCACACTGTCGGTGTTGATCACGACCTCCTGGGTGGTCAGGGCCAGCCTGCTGGCGGTCCTGGCGGGTGTGCTGGGAGGGTTTTATCCCTCCTTGCGCGCCGCCTCGCAGGATCCCATTGCCGCACTTTCTTATGAGTAG
- a CDS encoding DinB family protein has product MIGVSHHPSGRPVPGEYAQYAQADIDLVEGSDAVIVLERLADQTLAFLHSLPEDRLAGLRYAPTKWTLKVVLGHVIDDERVFAYRAFCLARGETLSLPGFDENVYAAHGDAEHRSWGELLSDYQAVRAASLSLFRGLSPARWTRAGEVNGYRATPRGLAFHMAGHELHHMRLLQERYVPLLTRHP; this is encoded by the coding sequence ATGATTGGAGTTTCTCATCACCCCTCGGGTCGTCCCGTCCCAGGGGAGTACGCACAGTATGCACAGGCCGACATCGACCTGGTGGAAGGATCTGACGCCGTGATCGTGTTGGAGCGTCTCGCTGACCAGACACTCGCGTTCTTGCACTCTCTTCCTGAAGACCGTCTGGCGGGTCTACGATATGCCCCCACCAAATGGACCTTGAAGGTGGTCCTTGGGCATGTGATCGACGACGAACGAGTCTTTGCCTATCGGGCGTTTTGCCTCGCACGCGGCGAAACTCTGTCGCTGCCAGGATTCGACGAAAATGTGTACGCGGCTCATGGAGATGCCGAGCACCGCTCATGGGGGGAACTCTTATCGGACTACCAGGCAGTCCGGGCGGCTTCCTTGTCGCTCTTCCGCGGGCTCTCACCTGCTCGATGGACGCGCGCGGGTGAAGTAAACGGGTATCGAGCAACGCCCCGTGGGCTGGCCTTTCACATGGCCGGTCACGAGTTGCACCATATGCGATTGCTGCAAGAGCGCTATGTCCCACTGCTCACCCGCCACCCGTAG
- the mltG gene encoding endolytic transglycosylase MltG has product MHFVSRFWYRTTVLISFLVLSCLAVVIGGAFLLSSPYKGFTEKEKLVEIPRGTRLRGIVDLLQKEGIIRHRRSFLVALLLERRKRVIRAGEYNFDRPLTEFEVIQKLLRGEVHYHEVTVPEGSNIFDIAGILANAGLADKDEFLTATNRVDLIKEISPSAVSLEGYLFPDTYKFERHTPVLEIIGKMLDRFHKFVTPEYLAAARNENLTLHQAVILASLIEKETRKETERPLISAVFLNRLRIHQRLECDPTVIYAALLKDSYRGKIYRSDMQIDSPYNTYLQSGLPLGPIANPGEASLEAAVHPEPADYLYFVSDNNGGHIFAKTLAQHQNAVREYRRALALDAAIAPQTPSSPEVTTKPRRPRTRK; this is encoded by the coding sequence ATGCATTTTGTTTCCAGATTTTGGTACCGCACAACGGTTCTGATTTCATTCCTCGTGCTTTCGTGCCTCGCCGTCGTCATTGGAGGCGCATTTCTCCTAAGCTCTCCTTACAAAGGGTTTACCGAGAAGGAAAAGCTGGTGGAAATACCCCGGGGCACCCGTCTGCGGGGGATCGTGGACCTGCTTCAAAAGGAAGGCATCATTCGCCACCGCCGCTCTTTTCTGGTGGCGCTGCTGCTGGAACGGCGCAAACGGGTCATCCGCGCCGGCGAATACAATTTCGACCGCCCTTTGACCGAATTTGAAGTCATCCAAAAACTGCTCCGGGGAGAGGTGCACTATCACGAGGTGACTGTACCGGAAGGATCAAACATCTTTGACATTGCCGGGATATTGGCGAATGCTGGTCTTGCCGACAAGGATGAATTTCTGACAGCAACAAACCGTGTGGATTTGATCAAAGAGATCTCGCCCAGCGCCGTATCGCTCGAGGGTTACCTTTTTCCGGACACCTATAAATTTGAACGCCACACCCCCGTCCTCGAAATCATCGGCAAGATGCTGGATCGGTTCCACAAATTCGTGACGCCGGAATATCTGGCGGCAGCTCGAAATGAGAACTTGACGCTTCATCAGGCGGTCATCCTGGCGTCTTTAATCGAGAAAGAAACTCGAAAGGAGACCGAGCGACCGCTCATCAGCGCCGTCTTTCTAAATCGGCTGAGAATCCACCAGCGGCTGGAATGTGATCCCACGGTCATCTACGCGGCTCTGCTCAAGGACAGCTATCGGGGAAAAATCTATCGCTCCGACATGCAGATCGACTCGCCCTACAATACCTATCTTCAAAGTGGTTTGCCGTTGGGGCCGATCGCAAATCCCGGCGAGGCGTCCCTGGAGGCGGCGGTACATCCCGAACCGGCCGATTATCTCTACTTCGTCAGCGATAACAATGGGGGGCACATTTTCGCCAAGACCCTGGCGCAGCATCAAAACGCCGTGCGTGAGTACCGGCGGGCCTTGGCGCTGGACGCCGCCATTGCACCACAAACCCCCAGTTCCCCTGAGGTGACAACAAAACCCCGTCGCCCCAGGACACGGAAGTGA
- a CDS encoding cysteine synthase family protein, with translation MDILQAIGNTSMVRLRKVVPPHCAEICVKLEWENPTGSVKDRMALAVITQAEGDGRLKPGDSVLEYTGGSTGTSLALVCAAKGYRLQIVSSDAFSQEKLDHMAALGAELTLVPSEGGRTTKKLILDMIEAARVLSQEPHTYWTDQLNNHDSIAGYYALGEEIWNQTKGQIDAFVHCVGTAASSRGVATVLKRRKPGIKIVVVEPAESSVLLGGQAGPHKIEGVGIGFTPPLWEPTLVDEIQPVRTDDAKDMARRLSREEALFAGTSSGANVVAAIRVAERLGPQAQVVTLMADSGLKYLSTDVFRRK, from the coding sequence ATGGACATTCTCCAGGCCATAGGAAACACATCGATGGTTCGACTGCGCAAGGTCGTTCCACCTCATTGCGCAGAAATCTGCGTGAAGCTTGAGTGGGAGAACCCCACCGGCAGCGTCAAGGACCGGATGGCACTGGCCGTGATTACGCAGGCGGAGGGGGACGGCCGACTGAAGCCCGGGGATTCCGTCCTCGAATATACCGGCGGCAGCACAGGAACGTCGCTTGCATTGGTCTGCGCCGCCAAAGGATACCGTCTCCAGATCGTCAGCTCCGATGCGTTCAGCCAGGAGAAGCTGGATCACATGGCGGCCCTGGGGGCTGAGCTGACACTTGTCCCGAGCGAGGGAGGGCGCACCACCAAGAAGCTGATCCTGGACATGATCGAGGCCGCCCGTGTGTTGAGCCAAGAGCCTCACACCTACTGGACCGACCAGCTCAACAACCACGACAGCATCGCGGGCTATTACGCGCTGGGCGAGGAGATCTGGAATCAAACGAAGGGGCAGATCGACGCCTTCGTTCATTGCGTGGGGACGGCGGCTTCCTCGCGTGGGGTCGCCACAGTGCTGAAGCGACGCAAACCGGGTATCAAGATCGTCGTCGTTGAACCCGCGGAATCCTCGGTGTTGCTGGGAGGGCAGGCAGGTCCTCACAAGATCGAAGGAGTGGGGATCGGCTTCACTCCTCCTCTCTGGGAGCCGACTCTCGTGGACGAGATTCAGCCGGTCAGAACAGACGACGCGAAGGACATGGCGAGACGCCTTTCGCGGGAGGAGGCCCTTTTCGCGGGGACGTCTTCCGGAGCGAACGTCGTCGCCGCGATTCGCGTCGCGGAGCGACTTGGGCCACAGGCCCAGGTGGTGACGCTGATGGCCGACTCCGGCCTTAAGTACTTGAGCACCGACGTGTTTCGGAGAAAGTAA
- the ruvX gene encoding Holliday junction resolvase RuvX has product MAGRILGLDVGDVRIGVAVSDALGITAQAVTTLKRRGLESDLDELKALFDDYAAEKVVVGYPLNMDGTIGPQADKVRAFAEALSTRLGLTPVLWDERLTTAEARKVLIGGGMRREKRKGVIDQMAAMLLLQSYLDAHGHDNSSREPSAEP; this is encoded by the coding sequence ATGGCAGGTCGGATCCTGGGGTTGGATGTTGGCGATGTCCGCATCGGCGTTGCGGTCAGCGATGCGCTGGGGATTACAGCCCAGGCCGTGACCACTCTCAAGAGGAGAGGTTTGGAGTCGGATCTCGATGAACTCAAAGCTCTCTTCGATGACTACGCGGCCGAGAAAGTGGTCGTCGGGTATCCGCTCAACATGGATGGCACCATCGGGCCACAAGCCGACAAGGTCAGGGCTTTTGCCGAGGCGCTTTCCACCCGCCTGGGCCTGACCCCAGTCCTTTGGGATGAGCGCCTCACCACGGCAGAAGCCCGCAAGGTTTTAATCGGCGGTGGCATGCGCCGGGAGAAGCGAAAGGGGGTTATCGATCAAATGGCGGCGATGCTTCTGCTGCAAAGCTATCTTGATGCTCACGGTCACGACAACTCCTCTCGCGAACCCAGTGCTGAACCGTAA
- a CDS encoding ABC transporter ATP-binding protein has translation MKTILETKAVTKVYRAGKVDVLALRGIDLRAHQGEFVAIMGPSGCGKSTLLHILGGLTTPTSGEVWIDGVNVSALSDAARTRVRRDKIGFVFQRFNLLPTMTAQGNLEIARHIHGNGSGAMQLQSSQEVLRVLGLEHKLKSKPLEMSGGEQQRVALARAVINRPSILLADEPTGNLDSENSQLVLKMLQELNTKFTQTIILITHNPEVAAIAHRLVEMRDGRIVDRAQDVSYTAVEESFL, from the coding sequence TTGAAGACCATTCTTGAAACAAAGGCCGTGACCAAAGTGTACCGCGCCGGGAAGGTAGACGTCCTGGCGCTGCGCGGCATCGACCTTCGGGCCCATCAGGGTGAGTTTGTCGCCATCATGGGGCCTTCGGGCTGCGGGAAGTCCACCCTTCTTCATATCCTCGGAGGCTTGACGACACCCACGAGCGGTGAAGTATGGATTGACGGCGTGAATGTCAGCGCGCTCAGCGATGCGGCGCGCACGCGGGTTCGGCGCGATAAGATCGGTTTTGTTTTTCAGCGGTTCAATCTGCTTCCCACGATGACCGCCCAGGGAAACCTGGAAATCGCGCGCCACATCCACGGCAATGGATCAGGGGCGATGCAGTTACAATCGAGCCAGGAGGTTTTGCGGGTGCTGGGGCTCGAGCACAAGCTCAAAAGCAAGCCGCTGGAGATGTCAGGAGGCGAACAGCAACGCGTCGCCTTGGCGCGAGCCGTCATCAACCGGCCGTCCATTTTGTTGGCGGATGAGCCGACCGGAAATCTGGACTCAGAAAATTCTCAACTCGTTTTAAAGATGTTGCAGGAGCTGAATACGAAGTTCACCCAAACGATCATCCTGATTACGCACAATCCCGAAGTGGCGGCGATCGCCCACCGGTTGGTGGAAATGCGCGATGGCCGAATCGTGGACCGCGCTCAGGATGTTTCCTACACGGCGGTGGAGGAATCGTTCTTGTAA